A single Actinomadura algeriensis DNA region contains:
- a CDS encoding NADPH:quinone oxidoreductase family protein → MRAMVCEELGSLALKETPDPEPGPGQVLIAVEAAGVNYVDALFVQGRYQIKPPLPFVPGSEVAGTLPSGERVLAMCGLGGFASHVAVPEAAAVPIPDELGAAEAATFTQSHCTALFGLRDRARLRAGETVLVLGAGGGTGLAAVRVATALGARVLAAASSGPKRDAAVAAGAEAAIDLADVKAGARGWSEGGVDVVYDPVGGALADPALRSLREGGRHVVIGFAAGDIPSLPLNQVLLRNRTIVGVDWGAWSMGHARGQRALLDELLAMVASGALAPGTPGMEPLVAAPKVLDDLLNRRVVGKVALLP, encoded by the coding sequence ATGCGTGCGATGGTCTGCGAGGAACTCGGTTCACTCGCCCTCAAGGAAACACCGGACCCCGAGCCGGGGCCCGGCCAGGTGCTGATCGCGGTGGAGGCGGCGGGCGTCAACTACGTGGACGCGCTGTTCGTGCAGGGCCGCTACCAGATCAAGCCCCCGCTGCCGTTCGTCCCGGGCAGCGAGGTCGCCGGGACGCTGCCGTCCGGGGAGCGGGTGCTGGCGATGTGCGGGCTCGGCGGGTTCGCCTCGCACGTCGCCGTGCCGGAGGCCGCCGCGGTGCCGATCCCGGACGAGCTGGGCGCGGCGGAGGCGGCGACGTTCACGCAGAGCCACTGCACGGCCCTGTTCGGGCTGCGCGACCGGGCGCGCCTGCGGGCGGGCGAGACGGTGCTGGTGCTGGGCGCCGGGGGCGGGACGGGCCTGGCGGCGGTGCGGGTCGCGACGGCGCTCGGTGCGCGGGTGCTGGCGGCGGCGTCGTCCGGTCCGAAGCGGGACGCGGCGGTCGCCGCGGGCGCGGAGGCGGCGATCGACCTCGCGGACGTCAAGGCGGGCGCGCGCGGCTGGTCGGAGGGCGGTGTCGACGTCGTCTACGACCCGGTGGGCGGCGCGCTGGCCGATCCGGCGCTGCGGTCGCTGCGCGAGGGCGGACGGCACGTGGTGATCGGGTTCGCGGCGGGCGACATCCCGTCCCTGCCGCTCAACCAGGTGCTGCTGCGCAACCGGACGATCGTGGGGGTCGACTGGGGCGCCTGGTCGATGGGGCACGCGCGGGGGCAGCGGGCGCTGCTGGACGAGCTGCTGGCGATGGTCGCGTCGGGCGCGCTGGCGCCCGGGACGCCGGGGATGGAGCCGCTGGTCGCGGCGCCGAAGGTGCTGGACGACCTGCTGAACCGGCGGGTCGTCGGGAAGGTCGCGCTCCTCCCCTGA
- a CDS encoding GNAT family N-acetyltransferase, with translation MTFREATAADLPQIVRLLADDPLGATRETPGAEVPEEYFTAFAAIQKDPNNTVIVAEVGGEIAGTLQLTYIPGLTFSGGERAQIEGVRVVSEQRGQGVGQALVGWAVDQARARGCRLVQLTTDRQRPDAIRFYQKMGFRPSHMGMKYHLA, from the coding sequence GTGACCTTCCGCGAGGCGACGGCGGCCGATCTGCCGCAGATCGTCCGGCTTCTGGCCGACGATCCCCTCGGAGCGACCCGTGAAACGCCGGGCGCCGAGGTTCCGGAGGAGTACTTCACCGCTTTCGCCGCAATCCAGAAAGACCCGAACAACACGGTCATCGTGGCCGAGGTCGGCGGGGAGATCGCCGGCACCCTCCAGCTCACCTACATCCCCGGCCTCACCTTCAGCGGCGGCGAGCGCGCGCAGATCGAGGGCGTCCGCGTCGTGTCCGAGCAGCGCGGCCAGGGCGTCGGGCAGGCCCTCGTCGGCTGGGCCGTCGACCAGGCCCGCGCCCGGGGCTGCCGGCTGGTGCAGCTCACCACCGACCGGCAGCGCCCCGACGCCATCCGCTTCTACCAGAAGATGGGCTTCCGCCCGTCCCACATGGGCATGAAGTACCACCTCGCCTGA
- a CDS encoding WhiB family transcriptional regulator: MHSNDNEEHWTDHAICRGADPDLFFPIGYSAEILREQEQAAKAICGNCPVQVDCLTWALRVGEPDGVWGGTTPEERRHLRRTAEAPARRPLPVIVVRGDASTSEHASAA; the protein is encoded by the coding sequence ATGCACAGCAACGACAACGAGGAACACTGGACCGACCACGCGATCTGCCGCGGCGCCGACCCGGATCTGTTCTTCCCGATCGGTTACTCCGCGGAGATCCTGCGGGAGCAGGAGCAGGCCGCCAAGGCGATCTGCGGCAACTGCCCGGTCCAGGTCGACTGCCTCACCTGGGCGCTGCGCGTCGGCGAGCCCGACGGCGTCTGGGGCGGCACGACCCCGGAGGAGCGCCGCCACCTGCGCCGCACCGCCGAGGCCCCCGCGCGGCGCCCGCTCCCGGTCATCGTCGTCCGCGGCGACGCCTCGACGTCCGAGCACGCCTCCGCCGCCTGA
- a CDS encoding sulfite exporter TauE/SafE family protein, giving the protein MRSFVVLALVGLGAQLVDGSLGMAYGVTSTTLLLAAGTSPAAASATVHLSEIGTTLASGAAHWRFGNVDWRVVAKVGIPGAFGAFAGATFLSRLSTETAAPVMSLILLALGVYVLVRFTRRGPSTANLGKPLRRRFLAPLGVVAGFVDASGGGGWGPVGTPALLASGRMEPRKVIGTIDTSEFLVAVAASLGFLAGLGTAGIHAGQAAALLLGGLVAAPIAAWLVRHLPPAVLGAAVGGVIIVTNARTLLRSDWIDAGAPVRYGVYAVLYAIWAAAVAYSVRRYRAERTAERAAEAAAKAGAVPETSG; this is encoded by the coding sequence ATGCGCTCGTTCGTGGTGCTCGCACTGGTCGGGCTCGGCGCCCAGCTGGTGGACGGAAGTCTGGGGATGGCCTACGGGGTGACGTCGACGACGCTGCTCCTGGCGGCGGGGACGAGCCCGGCGGCCGCCTCGGCCACCGTGCACCTCTCGGAGATCGGCACGACGCTGGCGTCCGGCGCGGCGCACTGGCGGTTCGGCAACGTCGACTGGAGGGTCGTCGCCAAGGTCGGCATCCCGGGCGCCTTCGGCGCCTTCGCGGGCGCGACCTTCCTGTCCCGGCTGTCGACCGAGACCGCCGCGCCCGTCATGTCTTTGATCCTGCTGGCGCTCGGCGTCTACGTGCTCGTCCGGTTCACCCGGCGCGGACCGTCCACCGCGAACCTGGGCAAGCCGCTGCGCCGCCGCTTCCTCGCCCCGCTCGGCGTGGTCGCCGGATTCGTGGACGCGTCGGGCGGCGGCGGCTGGGGTCCGGTCGGGACGCCCGCGCTGCTGGCGTCCGGGCGGATGGAGCCCCGCAAGGTGATCGGCACCATCGACACCAGCGAGTTCCTCGTCGCGGTCGCCGCCAGCCTCGGCTTCCTGGCCGGGCTCGGCACCGCCGGGATCCACGCCGGCCAGGCGGCCGCGCTGCTGCTCGGCGGCCTGGTCGCCGCCCCGATCGCGGCCTGGCTGGTGCGGCACCTGCCGCCCGCCGTCCTCGGCGCCGCGGTCGGCGGCGTGATCATCGTCACGAACGCCCGGACCCTGCTGCGCAGCGACTGGATCGACGCGGGCGCGCCCGTCCGGTACGGGGTCTACGCCGTCCTGTACGCGATCTGGGCGGCGGCCGTCGCGTACTCGGTCAGGCGGTACCGCGCGGAGCGGACCGCCGAGCGCGCCGCCGAGGCCGCCGCGAAGGCCGGCGCCGTGCCGGAGACGTCCGGCTGA
- a CDS encoding ester cyclase — translation MDADELYRRWLFDAWSGDYGVLDEIMTPDFVGHWPAMEVRGRKEAADQIRHSRHLFSDIVNTLDVGPVVGGDTVAARWTFHGTYQGGVPGAMASPGTRVSFVGQDMFRVADGRLAEYWVVSDGVGLMTALGAFGDS, via the coding sequence ATGGATGCGGACGAGCTTTACCGGCGCTGGCTGTTCGACGCGTGGTCGGGCGACTACGGCGTCCTTGACGAGATCATGACGCCGGACTTCGTGGGGCACTGGCCCGCCATGGAGGTGCGCGGGCGGAAGGAGGCGGCCGACCAGATCCGGCACTCGCGCCACCTGTTCTCCGACATCGTGAACACCCTGGACGTCGGACCCGTGGTGGGCGGCGACACGGTGGCGGCCCGGTGGACGTTCCACGGGACGTACCAGGGCGGCGTGCCGGGCGCGATGGCCTCGCCGGGGACGCGCGTGTCGTTCGTCGGGCAGGACATGTTCCGCGTCGCCGACGGCCGGCTCGCCGAGTACTGGGTGGTCTCGGACGGGGTCGGGTTGATGACGGCGCTGGGAGCGTTCGGCGACTCCTGA
- a CDS encoding MerR family transcriptional regulator, which produces MRIGDLAARTGVSVRALRYYEEQHLLAPARSGSGQRHYRSDDVDRVRLIRLLLGAGLTSDAIRPIMPCVATGVATPEMLDRLAAERARIDRQIRDLAETRDRLDTVIAMGHEHPHHENLEHAPC; this is translated from the coding sequence ATGCGCATCGGGGACCTGGCGGCGCGGACGGGCGTCAGCGTGCGGGCGCTGCGCTACTACGAGGAGCAGCATCTGCTCGCGCCCGCGCGCAGCGGCAGCGGGCAGCGGCACTACCGGAGCGACGACGTGGACCGCGTCCGGCTCATCCGGCTGCTGCTCGGGGCGGGGCTGACCAGCGATGCGATCCGGCCGATCATGCCGTGCGTCGCCACCGGCGTGGCGACGCCCGAGATGCTGGACCGGCTCGCGGCCGAGCGGGCCCGCATCGACCGGCAGATCCGCGACCTGGCCGAGACGCGCGACCGGCTGGACACGGTCATCGCGATGGGGCACGAGCATCCGCACCACGAGAACCTCGAGCACGCGCCCTGCTGA
- a CDS encoding alkene reductase, protein MTGFFAPYRMGGLTLPNRLVMAPMSRARVAADGLATASTAAYYAQRATAGLIVGEGVQPSLQGQSNPFTPGLHNDEQVAAWRPVTGAVHANGGRIFAQLMHGGRVGHPEVAGYTPVAPSAVRLDAELFTGPEGMLPAPVPRALSTAEVPDEAAVFGDAARRAIDAGFDGVELHGANGYLIGQFLSSNVNLRTDRYGGSVNGRIRFAVEAVEAAVDAVGADRVGIRLSPGNRIWDAIEEDVPALYGALLGALAPLGLAYVHLLATTDDDTLMGLRKAWPGTLIMNPVAPSDPVPATREQGERWLANGADLVSYGRAYIANPDLVERFRAGLPLATADRETWYTGGDDGYITYPAHRY, encoded by the coding sequence ATGACCGGCTTCTTCGCCCCCTACCGCATGGGCGGCCTGACCCTCCCCAACCGCCTCGTGATGGCCCCGATGTCGCGTGCCCGGGTGGCCGCGGACGGGCTGGCGACCGCCTCCACCGCGGCCTACTACGCGCAGCGCGCCACCGCCGGGCTGATCGTCGGCGAGGGCGTGCAGCCGAGCCTGCAGGGCCAGTCGAACCCCTTCACGCCCGGATTGCACAACGACGAGCAGGTCGCCGCGTGGCGTCCGGTGACCGGCGCGGTCCACGCCAACGGCGGCCGGATCTTCGCGCAACTGATGCACGGCGGACGCGTCGGGCACCCCGAGGTCGCCGGGTACACGCCCGTCGCGCCGTCCGCCGTCCGGCTGGACGCCGAGTTGTTCACCGGCCCCGAGGGCATGCTGCCCGCCCCGGTGCCCCGCGCGCTGAGCACCGCCGAGGTGCCGGACGAGGCCGCGGTGTTCGGCGACGCGGCGCGCCGCGCGATCGACGCCGGGTTCGACGGCGTCGAACTGCACGGCGCGAACGGCTACCTGATCGGGCAGTTCCTCTCCTCGAACGTGAACCTGCGCACCGACCGCTACGGCGGCTCGGTCAACGGGCGCATCCGGTTCGCGGTCGAGGCGGTGGAGGCGGCGGTGGACGCCGTCGGCGCCGACCGGGTCGGGATCCGGCTGTCCCCCGGCAACCGGATCTGGGACGCGATCGAGGAGGACGTCCCGGCCCTCTACGGGGCGCTGCTCGGCGCGCTCGCGCCGCTCGGCCTCGCGTACGTCCACCTGCTGGCCACCACCGACGACGACACGCTCATGGGGTTGCGCAAGGCGTGGCCCGGCACGCTCATCATGAACCCGGTCGCGCCGAGCGACCCCGTGCCCGCCACGCGGGAACAGGGCGAGCGGTGGCTCGCGAACGGCGCGGACCTGGTCAGCTACGGCCGCGCCTACATCGCCAACCCCGACCTCGTGGAGCGCTTCCGGGCCGGTCTGCCACTGGCCACGGCCGACCGCGAGACCTGGTACACCGGCGGGGACGACGGCTATATCACCTATCCGGCCCACCGTTACTGA
- a CDS encoding CYTH and CHAD domain-containing protein, with protein sequence MADGHLEIEQKYDAEAGFALPPLDDLQGVSAAAAPRVHELHATYFDTADLRLAAHGITLRRRRGGDDSGWHLKVPAGPDGKREHRAPLGRPRVVPARLAGLVAVHTRGAELVPVGTLETRRTVVVLRDGDGAALAEVADDLVSAYREEGDEPRRWREIEVELVTGGPELLKAAGKRLRKAGARKAKSSSKLGRLLGADVPAAAGAAARATTRARLRELTANGKLPTVTAGDAVLGYVAAQLESLIEFDPRARLGEDDAVHRMRVATRRLRSTLQAYRPVLDAARTEPLQVELRWLAAVLGEVRDLEVLRMRFADGPLFFLDDLARRERGAYRRLNLALKEPRYFALLDALDGLIADPPLGERAQRKARKELPVLVSRVWDRMARQYRTIDTAEDSDLARHETRKAAKRARYAAELAAPVLGASAKRVAKDAKRIQEVLGEHQDGMIAMERLRAVKGRARTPQDAFALGVLYGREECRAETARDRLAVTWSRTLGPSF encoded by the coding sequence GTGGCCGATGGACACCTGGAGATCGAGCAGAAGTACGACGCGGAGGCGGGGTTCGCCCTCCCGCCGCTGGACGATCTCCAGGGGGTGTCGGCGGCCGCGGCGCCGCGCGTCCACGAGCTGCACGCGACCTACTTCGACACCGCCGACCTCCGGCTGGCCGCGCACGGCATCACGCTGCGGCGGCGCCGCGGCGGCGACGACTCCGGCTGGCACCTGAAGGTCCCGGCCGGGCCGGACGGCAAGCGGGAGCATCGCGCGCCGCTGGGCCGTCCGCGCGTCGTCCCGGCGCGGCTCGCCGGGCTCGTCGCGGTGCACACGCGCGGCGCCGAGCTGGTGCCCGTCGGGACGCTGGAGACCCGCCGGACGGTCGTGGTCCTGCGGGACGGCGACGGCGCGGCCCTCGCCGAGGTCGCCGACGACCTCGTGTCGGCGTACCGGGAGGAGGGGGACGAGCCGCGCCGGTGGCGGGAGATCGAGGTCGAGCTGGTGACCGGCGGGCCGGAGCTGCTGAAGGCGGCGGGCAAGCGGCTGCGGAAGGCGGGCGCGCGCAAGGCGAAGTCGTCGTCCAAGCTCGGCCGGCTGCTCGGCGCGGACGTCCCGGCGGCGGCGGGCGCGGCGGCGCGGGCCACGACGCGGGCGCGGCTGCGGGAGCTGACCGCCAACGGCAAGCTGCCGACGGTGACGGCGGGCGACGCGGTGCTGGGGTACGTCGCGGCGCAGCTGGAGAGCCTGATCGAGTTCGACCCGCGGGCGCGGCTGGGCGAGGACGACGCCGTCCACCGGATGCGGGTGGCGACGCGGCGGCTGCGCAGCACGCTGCAGGCGTACCGGCCGGTGCTCGACGCGGCGCGGACCGAGCCGCTGCAGGTGGAGCTGCGGTGGCTGGCGGCGGTGCTCGGCGAGGTCCGCGACCTGGAGGTGCTGCGGATGCGGTTCGCGGACGGCCCGCTGTTCTTCCTGGACGACCTCGCGCGGCGGGAGCGCGGCGCGTACCGGCGGCTGAACCTGGCGCTGAAGGAGCCCCGCTACTTCGCGCTGCTCGACGCGCTCGACGGGCTGATCGCCGACCCGCCGCTGGGCGAGCGCGCGCAGCGCAAGGCGCGCAAGGAACTGCCGGTGCTGGTCTCGCGGGTGTGGGACCGGATGGCGCGCCAGTACCGGACGATCGACACGGCCGAAGACTCCGACCTCGCGCGCCACGAAACCCGTAAGGCCGCCAAGCGCGCGCGCTACGCGGCCGAACTGGCGGCGCCCGTCCTGGGCGCGTCGGCGAAGCGGGTCGCCAAGGACGCCAAGCGCATCCAGGAGGTGCTCGGAGAGCACCAGGACGGCATGATCGCGATGGAGCGGCTGCGGGCCGTCAAGGGGCGCGCCCGGACGCCGCAGGACGCGTTCGCGCTCGGCGTCCTGTACGGGCGGGAGGAGTGCCGCGCGGAGACCGCCCGCGACCGGCTCGCCGTGACGTGGTCCCGCACCCTGGGCCCGTCCTTCTAG
- a CDS encoding NUDIX hydrolase, whose amino-acid sequence MADDDTITTAPAATPATAPSRTIRAAGALLWRDGPEPGGPEAGGPEPGGPEIAVIHRPRYDDWSLPKGKLDAGEHVLRAAVREVEEETGIVPRLGRRLPTSTYTLGDRTKRVDWWAARPVADAAFVPNDEVDRIEWLPAERAAARLSYRHDAELLEEFLAAPLHTRPVVILRHAAAHAKEDWRDADELRPLDAAGRADAARLSPLLSSFGPVRLVSSATARCVETVLPHARRTRADVTTDGAFTVGDTAPGRAVERLLELVADGVPTVVCTHGEVVEELVTGLCRELGEKVPDDPCLRKGEFWVGHVAGEAMPALERHAPWISER is encoded by the coding sequence ATGGCTGACGACGACACGATCACGACCGCGCCGGCGGCGACGCCCGCGACGGCTCCGAGCCGGACGATCCGCGCGGCCGGGGCGCTGCTCTGGCGGGACGGCCCCGAGCCCGGCGGCCCGGAGGCCGGCGGCCCCGAGCCCGGCGGCCCCGAGATCGCGGTGATCCACCGGCCCCGGTACGACGACTGGTCGCTGCCGAAGGGCAAGCTGGACGCGGGCGAGCACGTGCTGCGCGCCGCCGTCCGCGAGGTCGAGGAGGAGACCGGGATCGTCCCCCGGCTCGGCCGCCGCCTTCCCACCAGCACGTACACGCTGGGAGACCGGACGAAACGGGTCGACTGGTGGGCGGCCCGCCCGGTCGCCGACGCGGCGTTCGTCCCGAACGACGAGGTCGACCGGATCGAGTGGCTGCCCGCCGAGCGGGCCGCCGCCCGGCTCTCCTACCGGCACGACGCCGAACTGCTCGAAGAGTTCCTCGCGGCCCCCCTGCACACCCGTCCGGTGGTGATCCTGCGGCACGCCGCCGCGCACGCGAAGGAGGACTGGCGGGACGCCGACGAGCTGCGGCCCCTCGACGCCGCCGGGCGCGCCGACGCGGCCCGGCTGTCGCCGCTGCTGTCCTCGTTCGGGCCCGTCCGGCTGGTCAGCTCCGCGACCGCCCGCTGCGTCGAGACCGTCCTGCCGCACGCTCGCCGCACCCGCGCGGACGTCACCACCGACGGCGCGTTCACCGTCGGCGACACGGCCCCCGGGCGGGCCGTCGAACGGCTCCTCGAACTCGTCGCGGACGGCGTACCCACCGTCGTCTGCACGCACGGCGAGGTCGTCGAGGAGCTGGTCACCGGGCTGTGCCGGGAGCTCGGCGAGAAGGTCCCCGACGACCCGTGCCTGCGCAAGGGCGAGTTCTGGGTGGGGCACGTCGCGGGCGAGGCCATGCCCGCCCTGGAGCGCCACGCGCCCTGGATCTCGGAGCGCTGA
- a CDS encoding RNA degradosome polyphosphate kinase: MTVNPGHIPRHAEALPEDRFLDREESWLRFNQRVLELAEDPTLPLLERVRFLSIFSSNLDEFFMVRVAGLARRMATGLAVQSASGRQPREVLERTGTVAHELMLRHVACFREEVCPALGKEGIELLRWDELAETEQERLRRFFRDRIYPVLTPLVVDSAHPFPYISGLSLNLAVIVRDPETDATMFARVKVPPLLPRFIEASPDRFTPLEDVIAAHLGQLFVGMEVVEHHAFRVTRNQDLEIDEDISEGLLQALERELLRRRFGPVVRLEVEESISAGVLELLTTELAVDEGQIYRVGGPLDLGGLSAIADLDRPELKYPPFVPSKAAIPEDASIFAAIRERDVLVQHPYDSFTTTVQRLIEDAAADPRVLAIKQTLYRTSGDSPIVDALMNAAEAGKQVVVVVELKARFDERANIAWARKLETAGCHVVYGFVGLKTHCKLALVVRQDTDGVLRRYCHIGTGNYHPKTARLYEDFGLLTADAEVGEDVSALFNHLTGYSRQGSYHRLLVAPHSLRSGLVQRVEHEIDNHRAGHPARVRVKCNSLVDEVVIDALYRASRAGVPVDVWVRGICALRPGVPGLSETIRVRSVLGRFLEHSRVFAFDNGGDPEVWIGSADLMHRNLDRRVEALVTVTDRAQRDRLIELIDMAMDPGAHAWWLDGDGTWTRNTPLPGETPHDIQTHLVRSRRWRTVDG; encoded by the coding sequence ATGACCGTCAACCCAGGACACATCCCCCGTCACGCCGAAGCGCTGCCCGAAGACCGCTTCCTCGACCGGGAGGAGAGCTGGCTCCGGTTCAACCAGCGCGTTCTGGAACTCGCCGAAGACCCCACGCTCCCCCTGCTCGAACGCGTCCGGTTCCTGTCGATCTTCTCCAGCAACCTCGACGAGTTCTTCATGGTGCGGGTCGCGGGCCTCGCCCGCCGGATGGCGACCGGGCTGGCCGTGCAGTCGGCCAGCGGGCGGCAGCCGCGCGAGGTGCTGGAACGCACCGGGACGGTCGCGCACGAGCTGATGCTGCGGCACGTCGCCTGCTTCCGCGAGGAGGTCTGCCCGGCCCTCGGCAAGGAGGGCATCGAGCTGCTCCGCTGGGACGAGCTGGCGGAGACCGAGCAGGAGCGGCTGCGGAGGTTCTTCCGCGACCGCATATACCCCGTGCTGACGCCGCTGGTCGTCGACTCCGCGCACCCGTTCCCGTACATCTCCGGCCTGTCGCTCAACCTGGCCGTGATCGTCCGGGACCCGGAGACGGACGCCACGATGTTCGCGCGCGTGAAGGTCCCGCCGCTGCTGCCCCGCTTCATAGAGGCCTCACCCGACCGGTTCACCCCGCTCGAGGACGTCATCGCCGCGCACCTCGGGCAGCTGTTCGTCGGCATGGAGGTCGTCGAGCACCACGCGTTCCGCGTCACCCGCAACCAGGACCTCGAGATCGACGAGGACATCAGCGAGGGGCTGCTGCAGGCCCTCGAACGGGAACTGCTGCGGCGCCGGTTCGGGCCCGTCGTCCGGCTGGAGGTCGAGGAGTCGATCTCCGCGGGCGTCCTGGAGCTGCTGACGACCGAGCTGGCCGTCGACGAGGGCCAGATCTACCGGGTCGGCGGGCCGCTCGACCTCGGTGGCCTCTCCGCCATCGCCGACCTCGACCGGCCGGAGCTGAAGTACCCGCCGTTCGTCCCGTCGAAGGCCGCGATCCCCGAGGACGCGAGCATCTTCGCCGCGATCCGCGAACGCGACGTGCTCGTCCAGCACCCCTACGACTCGTTCACCACGACCGTGCAGCGCCTCATCGAGGACGCCGCCGCCGACCCGCGCGTCCTGGCGATCAAACAGACGCTGTACCGGACGAGCGGCGACTCCCCGATCGTCGACGCGCTCATGAACGCCGCGGAAGCGGGCAAGCAAGTGGTCGTGGTCGTGGAGCTGAAGGCGAGATTCGACGAGCGCGCCAACATCGCGTGGGCGCGCAAGCTGGAGACCGCCGGGTGCCACGTCGTCTACGGGTTCGTCGGGCTGAAGACGCACTGCAAGCTCGCGCTCGTCGTCCGGCAGGACACCGACGGCGTCCTGCGCCGCTACTGCCACATCGGCACCGGCAACTACCACCCGAAGACGGCCCGCCTCTACGAGGACTTCGGGCTGCTGACCGCCGACGCCGAGGTCGGCGAGGACGTCAGCGCCCTGTTCAACCACCTCACCGGCTACTCGCGGCAGGGCTCCTACCACCGGCTGCTCGTCGCCCCGCACAGCCTGCGGTCCGGGCTCGTGCAGCGCGTCGAGCACGAGATCGACAACCACCGCGCCGGGCATCCCGCGCGGGTCCGCGTCAAGTGCAACTCGCTCGTCGACGAGGTCGTGATCGACGCCCTGTACCGGGCGTCGCGCGCGGGCGTCCCGGTGGACGTCTGGGTGCGCGGCATCTGCGCGCTGCGGCCCGGGGTGCCGGGGCTGTCGGAGACGATCCGGGTCCGCAGCGTCCTCGGACGGTTCCTGGAGCACTCCCGCGTCTTCGCGTTCGACAACGGCGGCGACCCCGAGGTGTGGATCGGCAGCGCCGACCTGATGCACCGCAACCTCGACCGGCGCGTCGAGGCGCTCGTCACCGTCACCGACCGGGCGCAGCGCGACCGGCTGATCGAGCTCATCGACATGGCGATGGACCCCGGCGCGCACGCCTGGTGGCTGGACGGCGACGGCACCTGGACGCGCAACACGCCCCTCCCCGGCGAGACGCCGCACGACATCCAGACGCATCTGGTCCGGAGCCGCCGCTGGAGGACGGTCGATGGCTGA
- a CDS encoding CU044_5270 family protein: MSDVLRTLREARPEELNPDAPVDPEVRRAELARAMAEAPSGRDAREPRPARPVRRAWPVWGLGLAGAAAAAALVVTGLPATDETRPGQEAGGSAAAPPVRRLDAGTVLLAAAEKTERRPAGTGAYWHVETIDSTYYEVGEPGARYTVVDRSRQETWTPREPGTRSWTRQQRLGAKAATTADAAAWRAAGSPSTFTLEVPTTPGGGKLKPLRASTAPGPVKTESAPLVDGDKVFWLGRNVTMADLRALPADPAKLEAELLRWYEGHDTEAAGRPMEQDAWLYRTSMGLVMDMPVTPKVRAAALRMLAGLERVEAVGAVEDARGRTGDGVAFDARTALGTVRHRLVIDPKSGRALAQDRVLLKPAAGVDRPAGTVLSSAAVTAMEWTDSAPR, from the coding sequence ATGAGCGATGTGCTGCGGACGCTGCGCGAGGCGCGGCCCGAGGAGCTGAACCCGGACGCGCCGGTCGACCCGGAGGTGCGGCGCGCGGAGCTGGCGCGGGCGATGGCGGAGGCGCCGTCCGGACGGGACGCGCGCGAGCCGCGCCCCGCCCGTCCGGTGCGGCGGGCGTGGCCGGTGTGGGGGCTGGGCCTCGCCGGTGCGGCGGCCGCCGCCGCGCTGGTCGTGACCGGCCTGCCCGCGACGGACGAGACGCGGCCGGGGCAGGAGGCCGGGGGCTCCGCGGCGGCACCGCCCGTCCGGCGGCTGGACGCCGGGACCGTCCTGCTCGCCGCCGCCGAGAAGACCGAGCGGCGGCCCGCGGGGACGGGCGCGTACTGGCACGTGGAGACGATCGACTCGACGTACTACGAGGTCGGCGAGCCGGGCGCGCGGTACACGGTCGTCGACCGGTCCAGGCAGGAGACCTGGACGCCGCGTGAACCGGGCACGCGGTCGTGGACGCGGCAGCAGCGGCTCGGGGCGAAGGCGGCGACCACGGCGGACGCGGCGGCCTGGCGGGCCGCGGGATCGCCGTCCACGTTCACGCTCGAGGTGCCGACCACGCCCGGTGGCGGGAAGCTGAAGCCGCTGCGGGCGTCGACGGCGCCGGGGCCGGTGAAGACGGAGAGCGCGCCGCTCGTCGACGGGGACAAGGTGTTCTGGCTCGGCCGGAACGTGACGATGGCCGACCTGCGCGCGCTGCCCGCCGACCCGGCGAAGCTCGAGGCCGAGCTGCTGCGCTGGTACGAGGGGCACGACACGGAGGCCGCGGGCCGGCCGATGGAGCAGGACGCCTGGCTGTACCGCACGTCCATGGGCCTCGTGATGGACATGCCCGTCACGCCGAAGGTGCGGGCCGCCGCGCTCCGGATGCTGGCGGGGCTCGAGCGGGTCGAGGCCGTGGGCGCGGTCGAGGACGCGCGGGGACGGACGGGCGACGGCGTCGCGTTCGACGCGCGGACGGCGCTCGGGACGGTCCGGCACCGGCTCGTCATCGACCCGAAGTCGGGACGGGCGCTGGCGCAGGATCGGGTGCTGCTGAAGCCCGCCGCCGGCGTGGACCGGCCCGCCGGAACGGTGCTGAGTTCCGCCGCCGTGACGGCGATGGAATGGACGGACTCGGCACCGCGCTGA